In Arthrobacter sp. MN05-02, the genomic stretch GTCCGTCGCGCCGAGCCGCATGTTCTCCATGACGGTGAGCTTGCCCATGACCTTCGTCAGCTGGAACGTGCGGACCATGCCCATGCGTGCCACCTTGTGCGAGGCGACCTTCGCCAGGGGCTTGCCGTCGAACTCCCAGTCGCCGCTGTTCGGCACGTCGAAGCCCGTCAGCAGGTTGAACAGGGTGGTCTTCCCGGCGCCGTTGGGACCGATCAGGGCCGTGATCTTGTGCCGCGGGATCTCGAGATGCTCGACGTCGACGGCGTTGATGCCGCCGAAGCTGCGCGTGACGTTCCGGGCGACGACGATGGGGTCGCGTTTGCGGCACCCGGGGCCGGCCGCCTCCGTGGCGATCGGCCCGGAGTCCGTCATGTGGTCGTGCGGCACTCCTGCCGCGGGGGCCGGACCACCGCCGTCTGCCGGGACGCCTGCCGCATGGGCGCCGCCCGGGCCGTCGGCATGCCCGGCGGTGCTACCCGTCGTGCCGTTGCTGTTGCTGTCGCCGTTGTTGCCGGTCATGCGAACGCCAACTCCTTCTTGTTACCCAGGACGCCCTGCGGCCTGAAGACCATGAGCAGCATCAGTGCGACACCCACGAGGATGTAGCGCAGCTGACCCGCCTGCGAATTGGACAGGAACGTGATGGCGCCGACCTCGATCGCGCCGTACAGGAGTCCCTGCGTCAACGAAAGCACCACCCAGAAGATCATCGCCCCGATGACGGGTCCGAGGACAGTGGCCATGCCGCCGAGGAGGAGGCAGGTGTAGAGGAAGAACGTCAGCTCGGTCGCGTAGTTCGCGGGCTGCACGGCGCCGCGCGGCAGGGTGAAGATGATGCCCGCCAGCGAGCCGAGGACACCGCCGATCACGAGTGCCTGCATCTTGTAGGCGTAGACGTTCTTCCCGAGCGAGCGCACCGCGTTCTCGTCCTCGCGGATGCCCTTGAGCACCCGGCCCCAGGGGCTGCGCATCAGGAGCCACACGACGACGCAGGCGATGATGACGACGGCCCAGCCGACGATGCGGATCCAGAAGTCCCGCTCGTTCATGCCGAGCGGCCCGATGTTGTAGGTGCCCGGCGGGAACGGGTTCAGCCCGTAGAAGCCGCCCTCGAACGCCGCGAGTCCGTTGGCCGAACCCGTGATGTCGGTGAGGCCGTTGGTCGTGACGATGTAGCGGATGATCTCCGCCGCCGCGATGGTCACGATGGCGAGGTAGTCCGCCCGCAGGCGGAGGGTGGGGATGCCGAGCACGATCGCGAAGACCACCGAGGCCAGCAGTGCCACGAGGAC encodes the following:
- a CDS encoding branched-chain amino acid ABC transporter permease yields the protein MDFGNILINAFGELISPTTAAYALAALGLAVHFGYSGLLNFGQAGFMAVGAYGYAISTLSFNAPLPVAVLVALLASVVFAIVLGIPTLRLRADYLAIVTIAAAEIIRYIVTTNGLTDITGSANGLAAFEGGFYGLNPFPPGTYNIGPLGMNERDFWIRIVGWAVVIIACVVVWLLMRSPWGRVLKGIREDENAVRSLGKNVYAYKMQALVIGGVLGSLAGIIFTLPRGAVQPANYATELTFFLYTCLLLGGMATVLGPVIGAMIFWVVLSLTQGLLYGAIEVGAITFLSNSQAGQLRYILVGVALMLLMVFRPQGVLGNKKELAFA